The following proteins are co-located in the Halocatena salina genome:
- a CDS encoding sugar phosphate isomerase/epimerase family protein, with the protein MSTTAIQLYTLREIDEPLPSLLDRVGETSFDGVEFAHRFADADTARVGAALERNGLDAVSAHVDIDRLETDPEGTVAAYAEIGCDTLVVPWLDPDQFADADSVATTAERLTRLADLVADAGGSLHYHNHDHELVSIGDRTGLEALIRQSGDALGFELDTGWIEAGGADPETFIEANADRIELLHLTDCSDNGTPTEVGTGAVDVTNCLKTALGDVETIVYEHDEPENPHDSLKHGAALLAD; encoded by the coding sequence GTGAGCACTACAGCGATACAACTGTACACGCTTCGTGAGATCGATGAACCGCTCCCGTCGCTACTCGACCGAGTAGGAGAGACCAGCTTCGACGGCGTCGAGTTCGCACACCGGTTTGCCGACGCCGATACGGCACGTGTCGGTGCCGCACTCGAACGCAATGGACTCGATGCGGTTTCGGCTCACGTCGACATCGACCGACTGGAGACCGATCCCGAGGGTACCGTAGCGGCATACGCCGAGATCGGCTGTGATACACTCGTCGTTCCGTGGCTCGATCCAGATCAGTTCGCCGACGCCGACAGCGTGGCCACGACCGCAGAGCGACTGACGCGACTCGCCGACTTAGTGGCCGACGCAGGTGGATCGCTGCATTACCACAACCACGATCACGAGCTCGTCTCTATCGGTGATCGAACTGGTCTCGAAGCGCTGATCCGACAGAGCGGCGACGCGCTCGGCTTCGAGCTCGATACCGGCTGGATCGAAGCCGGCGGCGCAGACCCCGAAACGTTTATCGAAGCCAATGCCGACCGCATCGAACTACTCCATCTCACAGATTGTTCGGACAACGGAACCCCGACCGAAGTCGGAACCGGTGCCGTCGACGTTACGAACTGTCTCAAAACCGCACTCGGCGACGTGGAAACGATCGTCTACGAG